From the genome of Deinococcus sp. AJ005, one region includes:
- a CDS encoding theronine dehydrogenase translates to MQRRLTLTAPHEFRWEEVELPPPSPGEIRVRTVLSAVSVSSELSVVRNGETHWRLGYQTLGVVEAVGVVEAVGADVALEVGVRVITTLGHSSAGIHRAERVFPVPDHVPDRQALAVILGEETHKGVRKVAPGPQERVLVAGAGLLGLLSIFNLTRRGIENVTVLEPDPERRELALAFGAVSAHAPGTLPHDAYDVGLECSASPAGFTELLSHLGLGGRCCVLSDGNWGSLTLPPAFHTRELSVVASSDGEEYGAYARWLWQHADPVLERLFAETIKPDDLPAAFTRLWDWPRPVSVVVDWTAVNSA, encoded by the coding sequence ATGCAACGCAGGTTGACCCTCACCGCGCCCCACGAATTCCGCTGGGAAGAGGTGGAGTTGCCACCGCCCAGCCCCGGCGAAATCCGCGTGCGAACGGTCCTGAGCGCCGTCAGCGTTTCCTCGGAATTGAGCGTGGTGCGAAACGGTGAGACCCACTGGCGGCTGGGCTATCAGACGCTGGGCGTGGTGGAGGCAGTGGGCGTGGTGGAGGCAGTGGGCGCGGACGTTGCGCTGGAAGTGGGCGTGCGGGTGATCACCACTCTGGGCCATTCCAGCGCAGGCATTCACCGTGCTGAGAGGGTCTTCCCTGTTCCAGACCACGTCCCGGACCGGCAGGCATTGGCCGTCATTCTGGGCGAAGAAACCCACAAGGGGGTCCGCAAAGTCGCGCCTGGGCCGCAGGAGCGTGTGCTGGTGGCCGGGGCAGGCCTGCTGGGATTGCTGAGCATTTTTAACCTGACCCGCCGTGGCATCGAGAATGTGACCGTCCTGGAACCTGACCCAGAGCGGCGCGAACTGGCTTTAGCGTTCGGCGCAGTTTCAGCTCACGCACCCGGCACCCTTCCCCACGACGCCTACGATGTGGGCCTGGAATGCAGCGCGTCACCGGCGGGCTTCACGGAATTGCTCTCGCACCTGGGCCTTGGTGGGCGTTGCTGCGTTCTCAGCGACGGGAACTGGGGGTCACTCACGCTGCCACCTGCCTTCCACACCCGCGAATTGAGCGTGGTGGCCTCCAGCGATGGCGAGGAATATGGGGCTTACGCCCGCTGGCTGTGGCAACACGCCGATCCCGTGCTGGAACGACTCTTCGCGGAAACCATCAAACCTGACGACTTGCCTGCCGCTTTCACCCGGCTGTGGGACTGGCCGCGCCCAGTGTCCGTGGTGGTGGACTGGACGGCAGTCAATTCAGCTTGA